gaatgttgcgaccgctagattagtgtactttagttattttcacagcatcatgacgtacggtatattactatggggtcatgctgctgacattgatatagtgtttgctctgcaaaagagagctgttcgtgctatatatcagcttggttatagacagtctctcaaagaaaaatttaaagaaataaatattatgactgtttattgtcagtacatttatgaaaatttaatatatgttcacaaaaatcgtcacctttttgctcttaatagtgattttcattattataacactagaaataagggattgcttgtaactaattctagtaggcttcataagatacattactaattattactaattctagtaggctttaagggtaaatgtatacacttctacaataaagtcccagccactgttcaggcattgtctataaataaatttaaatgttttataaaaaaatggctctgtcgtaaatcctattactccactgctgaatatctaaatgatcggacagcctgggactagattgtgattattttatagcaactgtacaatattgtatttttttattgaaaagagcgcaaaaaaaaagaatgctgggagagtttcttgcgccgcttcttctctctcagagcgccatttgtttccgaagcggtagtagtatctagtagtataagaaatgacatcaaaaagaattctaaaggaatcaattttgagaaaataaatgccttttatgccttttaacaaaAGGAAGTGTAAAAGACCCAAAATTGTCATTTCATACGAATTATAACTAATTCATCATTATACTTTTGTAATAGTCgacaaaattaaacatttacatGTTCTAAGTATGATAGTAAGACTACATTTTTATAGTTACAACTAGTAGAAATGACATAGGTACgaacaaaattattaactgGCACGCATTTGAAGCTCCATCACCCGGTCCAGTGTATTGAACATAGTGTTTATATTCTCTTTGtagtgtattataattattggtcCGAGGTGTAGTGTGTATTATGTGTGGGTGACAACTAGACAGACAGTTAACAGTGACACTGACTTGTTTTGAACTTTGAGGTTTGAACGTggattttattttggtttaaatattttaaaaattttatttacatatttttattcctattagttttaacttttatttgtttgtttatcgtgataatttcaaaattcttcGCGGAATcctcattattaaataaatctgtGTTCTACAAATTTAAActgattaatataaaaaatgccGTCCGATTTGGTTATGAACGTTCACGAGGGGCAAATCGAAAACAAGAGTAAAAACTCATATTTTGTGAAGGGAAATTATGAGTACTATCACTATTTATGTGATGATTTCGATGACAGAGTAGGTATGGCTATCTATTTCTCGATCAACATTTCATACCCATTGTTTCGAACATTGTTAgcgtgttatattttttaaaataaatttaatgactATTTCCAGGGATGGGGATGTGGATATAGAACGTTACAAACAATTTGTTCCTGGTTGACTCATAATTTACAAACAAATGTAAAAGTTCCAAGTATAAAACAGATTCAGGATATCCTAGTCTGTTTGGAAGATAAGCCCAAGTCATTCGTAAATTCCCGGCAATGGATTGGTAGCTTTGAGGTCAGTAGCAGATGTTAGTTGATAAGTTTGTTAAGTAACTACTGCTGTAATtaggaataattttataaaaaatcctAAATTTTCTACTGAAGACAAATAAATACactgaaataaatcaataaGGATTATACCTACAGTTCAGTGTCAAATGTGTCACTAAAGCTGTTTTATGATTGTTGCAAATATCTGATGCATTAAATTTGCTTCTGTTCCTACAATGAGTCAACTGTAGCTTCATGCTGGGTGAGAACTAAGATAACATGTTAGTTTTCATGGATGAAGAATTACCAACCCAGTTATGAGTTGCTGCTTTGTATTGCTaaaaagatttttcaaattcaaatatttttattgaaaataggatttaaaatcacttattgaacgtcaaaaactaccacccattcaaaagagacttcctcagacctgagaagaatgggcgcaagatactcagcaggcttttttttaaatataaaatttggattatattatattatatttggacaataaacatttataattaaagagcctgagggtgttcgctttattcccagtctgtggtgtcattaagaaaattgtttatgctataataacctttcccacacaaacgttttttaacaattcttttaaatttcataacacatttgttttgtacattttctgggatcatattgtagaagcatatacatcgcccaacaaaagacttactaactcgacccaaccgagtagtaggcatgataagtttatgtttgttcctcgtgttaacattatgaatgtcacattttctagaaaattcatcaatgtgcttatgaacatacagaacattatcaaaaatgtattgagaagcaacagtcaaaatgtttatttctttaaatttttctctttatgattctttaggacctaggttataaatctcccgaatagccctcttctgcagcacaaagatggtattaatatcggccgcaccgccccataacaatataccataggacataatactatgaaaataactaaagtatactaatctcgctgtatctatgtcagttaaccgtctaattttcttaaccacatatgctgcagaactaagcctattcgccaatgtttcaatgggggccccactgcaatttggaatcaagagtaatgccaagaaatacagcagattccactggttttaccagagccatttaataaaatatttgcatctacatttttgacatttggcgcagtgaatttaatatatttggttttatgactatttaacaataagttattggcgctaaaccagttcacaatgtcagatagagcattgtttacttcgtcatataaaacttggctttgTTTCACTGTTTACTGTATTTATGTAAACTGAcattttgttattgtattagTAAACAACCATTCTAAGTAATAACTACATATTCATCAGGATATTAAAATAGtatctacttttttattttactaatatcATCTTTCATGTAagcatttttttaacataatggGAAATAAAGTAATCTAAAATCGAAATTTtcagttatttaaatatgtatattttacagaagacaaaacaatttaaaaatgtattaaaaatttatcaaattattgtacTTTAATTTGaagatattgttatttttcaaagttCACTTTCCATTCTCAAAAATTCATGCTAAATGTATGGAACATGTCTATGTCTATGATTCAAAAACAAAGTAGCCTAGAGAAACATCAAAATCTTATGTGTGTATGTTATGTGTGAAAGTTGGCtcttattttttcaattttagcaaaataatgcatttaaaccacaagaaaggtaattcaacagactataaaagtaaaaatatttaattttaaaactttatctgtgtaaaatacgacaagccgtcaaaatgcggtcagccttaaaaattatctgtagcaatcgatttaaaaattctattttgtattatctatgatgttttagtaactattctattaataattagtaactttgaagtttgttttagttataaaaaattactacaatcattagtaataatctgtaggtaaatctaaaaaaagcatgacaacaaatttcgtttaaagtagggcactttaaacgaaatttgattaaattacgcagtatctattaTCTCTACAAAGCTCtagcttgtttaataacaaaagcattgacattcgtttttataaacaagccgaaacacttcaatagcaataattttattgtgtaaCCCGTGCCCGTTGACCTTGGCGTTggtaacgcgcggcggcttAAGACTATAATTCAATTCTATTTATTTGTAGGAGTGTATAGATATTTCAACCTAATTACtaagtttaattatttcttattaatattatttatctctgTTGCAGGTATGTTTGGTCATAGATCAATTATATAATGTTCCTTGCAAAATCATTCACGTCAATAAGGGTGATAATTTAGAGACCATAGTTGAAAGCTTAAAGCACCACTTTGTAAATTTTGGCTGTCCAGTTATGATGGGTGGTGATGTGGACTGTTCCTCTAAAGGGATCATGGGACTTCATATTGATGACAAAGAATCGAGTCTTTTGATTGTGGTGAGTATTAatcaagttttataaaaaattgtctcTCAGTAATCTGACAGAAGTTGCTTAACATGACAATTGAgcattcaaattttaataattatgctaTGAAAGACTTTTAAAAAGGGGTGCTAATCATgtagtttattttatgttatccaTTTGAAcacgtgcaacacagagcagcttgaattgtcggggaccgagtgctctgtgaacagctcacttggtgttgcatagagacatcgcttcattgtgtgtcttctaccacatttatcacggggagttctcgtaagagctgtttcacgtgattcctgccgccgaattccaccttcgcacgccacgccacaaattaggatatcatccccaccatctggatgtgtggcggtccaccacagtgcgcttttcaaccTTACTTCCATGTACATgtaagctgtgaaatgagcttccctgtgcggtgtttcccggacgatatgacatgggtacctgcaaaaaaagtgtgtaaaccttccttaaaggctggcagcgctcctgtgattcctctggtgttgaagaaaatgtgggcggctgtgatcacttaacaccaggtgaccagtacgcttgGTTGTCCtccattttccataaaaaaagttatgaatgaagttatggaatgagcttccatcaTTCCTCTGTTGTTGTAAGAGTGAGtgaatgatcacttaacattactttttagtgtccacaggtacataataataaattgtttatttctttaacaaaaagtacttaaagactaggggcaggtgtctcccgttaagcttatcgcctgtgttgggagtcaccgctctttaacctttatttataacaaacaaaattacattatacttCATATACATATGACCCAACAACGAAATCCACACGACCACAATCGATTTCTCGATTAAGAGATACTATTTtcctttgaaattataataagtcTGTTAAATTCTGTACAAATAAGAATAAAGACAATGTTGGCATACAAATTTAATGGTAAAAGGCTGTGGgaactttatttataatgatatttGCCGTCATAATAGTGAAGTGTGGTACATTAGTACATTGCTATTCTTATAATACTTACATTTGGACTATATTTCCAAGACATacgaataattataatagtatgaaATATAGTTTTTGTTGCTAtatggttttttattatttattttttttggaatatgttgaaatatgtttactttacttGAAAAACTATCGTTAAATGTATTTCAGTtgttacattttacattttatttcatacacATGCGATCTCGCACTTCAAGGTCGATCAAGGTCCAGGGATTCTTCTTAGTCTTTCGGAATGAACATCTCAAATTATTGAAAGCATAtacattttagttttgttttagaaaGAACGTTGATTATAAAATCATAAACACTAATAAATTAAACCAATTGTTTTCATAAACAATACTCATTCTAAAATATAACGGTTTTTCAACTTTGTTcaacttgttttttttctaaacttgtgtgtaaaataatataaatcacaatatgaataatttatgcatggtcttatagcttgtttcgatAGATTACAGATACATTCACTGTAATTATCCTTTGTATAAGGATtcttttgctacacgtaaaataatacgcgtAGATATACTTTCGAGCGCGTAAAATTCGCGCGTTGAAATCGCTCGGAAATCAACGCAGTTCAAGCTTATAGGATCGGATCGCGAAGCGTTAAGGGACCCTTACACTCGTTTAGCCTCCTCTtccatataataaatatataacctaaaataaatattctaattttCAGGACCCTCATTATGTGGGAAAGGAAGAGACAAGGGAATTTCTACAAAACAAGGGGTGGGTAAAATGGCAACCATTAGGTGAATTCTTGAGTTCATCTTTCTACAATTTATGTCTACCACAAGCTAAAGCCATTTGCAAACTAAATCAATGAATTTTGGTAtcagaaataaaacaataatttataaatcagtctttattatgttattg
This DNA window, taken from Leptidea sinapis chromosome 25, ilLepSina1.1, whole genome shotgun sequence, encodes the following:
- the LOC126972024 gene encoding ufm1-specific protease 2, encoding MPSDLVMNVHEGQIENKSKNSYFVKGNYEYYHYLCDDFDDRGWGCGYRTLQTICSWLTHNLQTNVKVPSIKQIQDILVCLEDKPKSFVNSRQWIGSFEVCLVIDQLYNVPCKIIHVNKGDNLETIVESLKHHFVNFGCPVMMGGDVDCSSKGIMGLHIDDKESSLLIVDPHYVGKEETREFLQNKGWVKWQPLGEFLSSSFYNLCLPQAKAICKLNQ